A portion of the Bacteroidota bacterium genome contains these proteins:
- a CDS encoding flagellar biosynthesis protein FlhF gives MKVKTLTGPSIHAALIEARRLLGDDVVLLESIPAEGDAPARITVMVDVPAPAQRQQETPAYAEAGQAAQPQGYGYARAAQGGVMTAPRTANYSTQHANFSGNNTAFGRKGDGRRNTALQSYSHGLTTAPRKDRNALYAPEGSNLPAKADQFQDVLESQLQLIHNRLDQLDRKFEGAIIGSGIRWASHELYAKLLRQGMRPATVTRFFEQLVEKGFEPNHNPQKIRWALAQVIRNGLKMATPKRYSGTVMFIGPSGAGKTSLLLKAATHPSFFGRHKATVISILPEEGSDLPYQNPAELYSRYGISVQTVRDIEQMNEALDRAESFDQVLIDTPPMPVHEAGARKMLLHLKRLVEPLMPIQIHMVLNATRALDEFDTSYLQRLPLRTDAIAFTHLDETRCLGRIAEWIMETKLPVQFASSSPKVPEGVGAFTPSWFVEEMMRIL, from the coding sequence ATGAAAGTTAAAACTCTTACAGGCCCCAGTATTCACGCCGCACTTATTGAAGCACGCCGGCTGCTCGGCGACGACGTGGTTCTTCTTGAATCTATTCCTGCAGAAGGAGATGCGCCGGCGCGAATTACCGTCATGGTAGATGTGCCTGCACCCGCGCAGCGACAACAAGAAACACCTGCCTATGCCGAAGCAGGCCAGGCCGCGCAACCCCAGGGTTATGGGTATGCACGCGCTGCACAGGGCGGTGTAATGACTGCACCGCGCACAGCAAATTATTCCACGCAGCATGCCAATTTTTCCGGCAACAATACAGCCTTTGGGCGCAAAGGAGATGGCCGGAGGAATACAGCCCTGCAGTCGTATTCGCATGGCCTCACAACTGCGCCACGCAAAGACCGGAATGCATTGTACGCTCCCGAAGGAAGCAACCTGCCAGCTAAAGCTGATCAGTTTCAGGACGTACTGGAATCTCAACTCCAACTCATTCACAACCGGCTCGACCAACTCGATCGGAAATTTGAAGGCGCCATCATTGGTTCTGGCATTCGGTGGGCATCACACGAATTGTACGCAAAATTGCTACGCCAGGGCATGCGGCCAGCTACCGTAACGCGGTTCTTTGAGCAACTCGTTGAAAAAGGATTCGAGCCCAACCATAACCCCCAGAAAATTCGCTGGGCGTTGGCACAGGTGATCCGAAACGGCCTTAAGATGGCTACCCCAAAGCGGTATTCCGGCACGGTGATGTTCATTGGTCCGAGCGGCGCCGGCAAAACTTCGTTGCTCCTTAAAGCAGCAACACACCCAAGCTTCTTTGGCCGGCACAAAGCCACCGTTATTTCCATTCTGCCGGAAGAAGGCTCAGATCTGCCTTACCAGAATCCGGCAGAACTGTATTCGCGTTACGGGATTTCGGTTCAAACGGTACGCGACATTGAACAAATGAATGAAGCGCTCGACAGGGCAGAATCGTTTGACCAGGTGCTGATTGATACACCGCCGATGCCTGTACACGAAGCCGGCGCACGTAAGATGCTGCTGCACTTGAAGCGACTTGTCGAGCCGCTGATGCCAATCCAGATTCACATGGTGCTCAATGCAACCCGCGCCCTCGATGAATTTGACACGTCATACCTGCAGCGGCTACCGCTCAGAACAGACGCCATAGCCTTTACACACCTCGACGAAACCCGTTGCCTCGGCCGTATTGCCGAATGGATCATGGAAACGAAATTGCCCGTGCAATTTGCGTCTTCCAGCCCCAAAGTACCGGAAGGCGTCGGAGCGTTTACCCCGAGCTGGTTTGTAGAAGAGATGATGCGGATCCTCTAA
- a CDS encoding P-loop NTPase — MKLQSTTLTIASGKGGVGKSVVSVNLAETLAALGYRVVLVDVDLGQGACSLLLNESPDASVMDYARHTVLKEQVLHTTMSGITLIQGALDPGFAGVHLQSLFEKLDSLIASLQQTHDFVLIDTPAGTEGAVRWALDKADLGILVLVGEPTAISDAYRLARMIWDIAPDYPLGAIVNFADTEAEARSIADRFGKVTEHFTGRVTKYLGWVPFSAQIRRSVSKQTPAVRSEGPVQKAFQSLAHNLTQDALFSPALLSMN, encoded by the coding sequence ATGAAGCTACAATCTACAACGCTGACCATTGCCAGTGGAAAAGGCGGTGTTGGCAAAAGCGTCGTATCCGTAAACCTGGCTGAGACCCTCGCTGCACTTGGTTACCGCGTAGTCCTGGTCGACGTAGACCTCGGACAGGGCGCATGCTCCCTGCTGCTTAATGAGAGTCCGGACGCCAGCGTAATGGACTACGCCCGACACACTGTACTGAAAGAACAGGTTTTACATACAACAATGTCGGGCATCACCCTGATACAGGGCGCACTCGACCCGGGTTTTGCCGGCGTTCACCTGCAAAGCCTCTTTGAAAAGCTCGACAGCCTCATCGCGTCGCTTCAACAGACCCATGACTTTGTCCTTATCGACACGCCGGCTGGAACAGAAGGTGCCGTGCGATGGGCACTGGATAAAGCAGATCTTGGCATCCTCGTGCTCGTTGGTGAACCAACAGCCATTTCGGATGCCTACCGTCTGGCGCGTATGATTTGGGATATTGCACCAGATTATCCCCTTGGTGCCATCGTGAACTTTGCAGACACTGAAGCAGAGGCACGAAGCATCGCAGATCGATTTGGGAAGGTTACCGAACATTTTACAGGCCGGGTAACAAAATACCTTGGCTGGGTACCTTTTTCCGCTCAAATACGCAGATCTGTGAGCAAGCAGACGCCGGCAGTCCGAAGCGAAGGTCCAGTGCAAAAAGCTTTTCAGTCTTTGGCGCACAATCTGACGCAGGACGCCCTCTTTTCGCCGGCTCTCTTAAGCATGAACTAA
- a CDS encoding FliA/WhiG family RNA polymerase sigma factor → MAQDLQSLAAQHAETPSPKNRESVVVAAVPLVRSLVGRLSIPDHPLASREDLENVGLLGLLQALDGYDPERGTPFVSYAYGRIRGALVDYLRSIDALPRERRRQLAEAQQAVETLRQMLGAEPDDHQVAEHLGLSLIDYHTLLTDAQCRFALSLYDTASTEGEQTVVETIPNDEALIAFDRVDKASLHAYIGTLIKDLSEREQTILALYYYENLTLREIAGLLGLTEARISQILGKVLLTLRTRLAKTKSLAT, encoded by the coding sequence ATGGCCCAAGACCTCCAAAGCCTCGCAGCCCAGCATGCAGAAACACCCTCTCCTAAAAACAGAGAGTCAGTAGTCGTTGCGGCCGTTCCGCTGGTACGATCGCTGGTAGGCCGGCTGAGTATCCCCGACCATCCCCTCGCCTCCCGAGAGGACCTCGAAAATGTCGGCCTACTCGGCCTCCTGCAGGCACTGGATGGATATGATCCGGAACGTGGTACCCCGTTTGTTTCTTATGCATACGGCAGGATCCGAGGCGCCCTCGTCGATTACCTCCGCTCCATTGATGCGCTTCCCCGCGAGCGTCGCAGACAACTGGCTGAAGCCCAGCAAGCGGTTGAAACACTCCGGCAAATGCTCGGCGCAGAGCCCGACGATCACCAGGTAGCTGAACACCTCGGCCTGAGCCTGATCGATTACCACACCTTGCTCACAGACGCCCAGTGTCGTTTTGCACTTTCGCTGTACGACACAGCCAGCACGGAAGGTGAGCAAACCGTTGTGGAAACCATTCCAAACGATGAAGCCCTCATTGCATTTGATCGGGTAGATAAAGCGTCGTTGCACGCTTATATCGGTACACTGATCAAAGACCTCTCGGAGCGTGAGCAAACGATTCTGGCGCTTTATTATTACGAAAACCTTACCCTGCGTGAAATAGCCGGCCTGCTGGGCCTCACGGAAGCACGCATTTCCCAAATCCTCGGTAAGGTACTCCTAACCCTCCGTACCCGCCTCGCAAAAACCAAGTCTTTGGCTACATAA